A stretch of Aeromicrobium tamlense DNA encodes these proteins:
- a CDS encoding excinuclease ABC subunit UvrA, with amino-acid sequence MSHPADSHDLIRVHGARVNNLKDVSVELPKRRLTVFTGVSGSGKSSLVFGTIAAESQRLINETYSSFVQGFMPTMARPEVDVLDGLTTAILVDQERMGADPRSTVGTATDANAMLRILFSRLGEPHVGSPQAFSFNVASISGAGAVSFETGGRTVKERREFSVTGGMCPRCEGRGAVSDFDLTALYDETKSLEDGALTIPGYSMDGWYGRIFRNGDFFPADKPIKDFTKKQLDALLYKEPTKIKVDGINITYEGIVPKIQKSMLSKDREAMQPHIRAFVDRAITFQTCPECDGTRLNEGARSSKIKGISIADACAMQITDLAAWVRDLDEPSVAPLLAVLAQTLESFVDIGLGYLSLDRPAGTLSGGEAQRTKMIRHLGSSLTDVTYVFDEPTVGLHPHDIDRMNGLLLQLRDKGNTVLVVEHKPEAIAIADHVVDLGPRAGSGGGQIMFEGTVEGLRASDTITGRHLDDRASIKDAVRTPTGRLEVRGADAHNLQDVDVDIPLGVLVVVTGVAGSGKSSLIHGSVARNNDVVAIDQGAIRGSRRSNPATYTGLLDPIRKAFAKENGVKPALFSANSEGACPNCNGVGVVFTDLGILATMESPCEVCEGRRFADAVLEYELGERDISEVLAMPVAEAHAFFGKEGVNVAAAAKILARLEDVGLGYLTLGQPLSTLSGGERQRIKLATHMGEKGGTYVLDEPTSGLHLADVEQLLGLLDRLVDSGKSVIVIEHHQAVMAHADWIIDLGPGAGHDGGRIVFEGTPADLVAAKSTLTGEHLAAYVGS; translated from the coding sequence GTGAGCCATCCGGCCGACAGCCATGACCTGATCCGCGTGCACGGAGCCCGTGTCAACAACCTCAAGGACGTCAGCGTCGAGCTGCCCAAGCGGCGGCTCACGGTGTTCACCGGCGTCTCGGGGTCGGGCAAGAGCTCGCTCGTGTTCGGCACGATCGCCGCCGAGTCGCAGCGGCTCATCAACGAGACGTACAGCTCCTTCGTGCAGGGCTTCATGCCCACGATGGCGCGGCCCGAGGTCGACGTCCTGGACGGCCTCACCACCGCGATCCTCGTCGACCAGGAGCGGATGGGCGCCGACCCGCGCTCGACCGTCGGCACCGCCACGGACGCCAACGCCATGCTGCGCATCCTGTTCAGCCGGCTGGGCGAGCCGCACGTCGGCTCACCCCAGGCCTTCTCCTTCAACGTGGCGTCGATCAGCGGCGCCGGCGCGGTCTCGTTCGAGACGGGCGGGCGCACGGTCAAGGAGCGCCGCGAGTTCTCGGTCACCGGCGGCATGTGCCCGCGGTGCGAGGGCAGGGGAGCGGTGTCCGACTTCGACCTCACCGCCCTCTACGACGAGACGAAGTCCCTCGAGGACGGCGCCCTCACGATCCCGGGCTACTCGATGGACGGCTGGTACGGCCGGATCTTCCGCAACGGCGACTTCTTCCCGGCCGACAAGCCGATCAAGGACTTCACGAAGAAGCAGCTCGACGCACTGCTCTACAAGGAGCCCACCAAGATCAAGGTCGACGGGATCAACATCACCTACGAGGGGATCGTCCCGAAGATCCAGAAGTCGATGCTGTCCAAGGACCGCGAGGCGATGCAGCCGCACATCCGCGCCTTCGTCGACCGGGCCATCACGTTCCAGACCTGTCCCGAGTGCGACGGCACGCGGCTCAACGAGGGCGCACGGTCCTCGAAGATCAAGGGCATCTCCATCGCCGACGCCTGCGCCATGCAGATCACCGACCTCGCCGCGTGGGTGCGCGACCTCGACGAGCCGTCCGTGGCCCCGCTGCTGGCCGTGCTCGCGCAGACGCTCGAGTCCTTCGTGGACATCGGCCTGGGCTACCTGTCGCTCGACCGGCCGGCGGGCACGCTCTCGGGCGGCGAGGCGCAGCGCACGAAGATGATCCGCCACCTCGGCTCCTCGCTCACCGACGTCACGTACGTCTTCGACGAGCCCACGGTCGGCCTGCACCCGCACGACATCGACCGGATGAACGGTCTGCTGCTGCAGCTGCGCGACAAGGGCAACACCGTGCTCGTCGTCGAGCACAAGCCCGAGGCCATCGCGATCGCCGACCACGTCGTCGACCTCGGACCCCGCGCCGGAAGCGGCGGCGGGCAGATCATGTTCGAGGGCACGGTCGAGGGCCTGCGCGCCAGCGACACGATCACCGGCCGCCACCTCGACGACCGCGCCTCGATCAAGGACGCCGTGCGCACGCCCACGGGTCGGCTCGAGGTCCGCGGAGCCGACGCGCACAACCTGCAGGACGTCGACGTCGACATCCCCCTCGGGGTCCTCGTCGTCGTCACCGGCGTCGCCGGCTCGGGCAAGAGCTCGCTGATCCACGGGTCCGTCGCGAGGAACAACGACGTCGTCGCGATCGACCAAGGTGCGATCCGCGGCTCGCGGCGCAGCAACCCGGCCACCTACACCGGTCTGCTCGACCCCATCCGCAAGGCCTTCGCGAAGGAGAACGGGGTCAAGCCCGCGCTGTTCTCGGCCAACTCCGAGGGCGCCTGCCCCAACTGCAACGGTGTCGGCGTCGTCTTCACCGATCTCGGCATCCTCGCCACGATGGAGTCGCCCTGCGAGGTCTGCGAGGGACGCCGCTTCGCCGACGCGGTGCTCGAGTACGAGCTCGGCGAGCGCGACATCAGCGAGGTGCTCGCGATGCCCGTGGCTGAGGCGCACGCGTTCTTCGGCAAGGAGGGTGTCAACGTCGCGGCCGCCGCGAAGATCCTGGCGCGGCTGGAGGACGTCGGCCTGGGCTACCTGACGCTCGGCCAGCCGCTGTCCACCCTGTCCGGAGGCGAGCGCCAGCGCATCAAGCTGGCCACGCACATGGGGGAGAAGGGCGGCACCTACGTCCTCGACGAGCCCACCTCCGGCCTGCACCTGGCCGACGTCGAGCAGCTGCTCGGCCTGCTCGACCGTCTGGTCGACTCGGGGAAGTCGGTCATCGTGATCGAGCACCACCAGGCCGTCATGGCACACGCCGACTGGATCATCGACCTCGGGCCCGGCGCGGGTCACGACGGCGGCCGGATCGTCTTCGAGGGCACCCCGGCCGACCTCGTGGCCGCGAAGTCGACGCTCACAGGGGAGCACCTCGCCGCCTACGTCGGCTCCTGA
- a CDS encoding MFS transporter, producing the protein MMTAVATRSGVRRATGFVVVLVALTIFMIGASAPSPFYPVLQERIGFSSAAMTLIFAVYALSMLATLLVAGSLSDHLGRRPVIALGLLVLAGSMVAFWHAESVAVLIVARVVQGFGAGLLMPSMSAAIVDLEPPSRPGSGAIANSVTPFAGLAAGGLVSGLALDHAGAEPLTAVFGSLAVLLVVMAVVVWAAPETSTRRPGALASLRPRIGVPPQARAAFYRAVPAVIAGWATSGFYLSLGAPLIAQELGGESHVAQGLVVTTLNGAGAVMCFVARRWSSRRITLYGTTTLAVGTALTLVALAADSLPWFLAATVFAGTGFGAAFMGIMRSITPLAPPERRGELFAAVFVASYVAFGIPAVIAGFAVGWIGLSQTALVYGAVVVVLAGLAAVLRLRSED; encoded by the coding sequence ATGATGACCGCCGTGGCCACCCGGTCCGGCGTCCGTCGTGCCACCGGCTTCGTCGTCGTCCTGGTGGCCCTGACGATCTTCATGATCGGCGCGAGTGCCCCGTCGCCGTTCTATCCCGTGCTGCAGGAGCGGATCGGGTTCTCGTCCGCCGCGATGACGCTGATCTTCGCCGTCTACGCGTTGTCGATGCTGGCCACGCTGCTGGTCGCGGGATCGCTCTCGGACCATCTCGGTCGCCGGCCGGTCATCGCGCTCGGCCTGCTCGTGCTCGCGGGCAGCATGGTCGCGTTCTGGCACGCCGAGAGCGTGGCGGTGCTGATCGTCGCCCGGGTCGTGCAGGGGTTCGGCGCCGGGCTGCTGATGCCGTCGATGTCCGCGGCGATCGTGGACCTCGAGCCGCCGAGCCGTCCGGGCAGCGGCGCGATCGCGAACTCCGTCACGCCCTTCGCCGGACTGGCGGCGGGCGGGCTCGTCTCCGGACTGGCGCTCGACCACGCCGGGGCCGAGCCGCTGACGGCCGTGTTCGGCTCGCTGGCGGTGCTGCTCGTCGTCATGGCGGTGGTCGTGTGGGCGGCGCCGGAGACCTCCACGCGCCGTCCGGGCGCACTGGCGTCGCTGCGGCCCCGGATCGGCGTCCCGCCGCAGGCGCGTGCCGCCTTCTACCGCGCCGTGCCCGCGGTGATCGCCGGCTGGGCCACGAGCGGCTTCTACCTGTCGCTCGGCGCGCCGCTGATCGCGCAGGAGCTCGGGGGAGAGAGCCACGTGGCCCAGGGTCTCGTGGTGACCACGCTCAACGGCGCCGGCGCGGTGATGTGCTTCGTCGCGCGTCGCTGGAGCAGCCGCCGGATCACCCTCTACGGCACCACCACCCTCGCCGTCGGCACCGCGCTGACGCTGGTCGCGCTCGCCGCGGACAGCCTCCCGTGGTTCCTGGCGGCCACCGTGTTCGCGGGCACGGGATTCGGCGCGGCCTTCATGGGCATCATGCGCTCGATCACCCCGCTCGCGCCGCCCGAGCGCCGGGGCGAGCTCTTCGCCGCCGTGTTCGTCGCGAGCTACGTCGCGTTCGGCATCCCGGCCGTCATCGCCGGCTTCGCCGTCGGCTGGATCGGACTGTCGCAGACCGCGCTGGTCTACGGGGCGGTCGTGGTGGTGCTCGCCGGACTGGCCGCCGTGCTCCGCCTGCGCTCCGAGGACTGA
- the helR gene encoding RNA polymerase recycling motor ATPase HelR, whose translation MAVIFALRPHLADTSHPALVQQDERHLRLVAARLDEARRHAAADLAEARRRPAGSGQRALDRDQDVHRLESRLRLLRRYGLDLCLGRIVGEDGTITYIGRLGLSDGRGGRLLVDWRSPAAAPFFAGTVAQPLGVSSRRRYRWADGRVVDFWDEVLSPTAPTDGLALDDDSAFLAGLAGRRTTAMRDVLGTIAADQDAIIRADSRGALVVDGGPGTGKTVVALHRAAYLLHTDPRLAPGHGSILFVGPHHPYLAYVADVLPSLGEDGVLTCTPDDLVPEAGEARRETDPRVAALKASLTLVHAVDAAVAVYEEPPTIDSEVETPWGDVVLTARDWAEAFAAPGPHVPHNEARSLVWEALAEIARDRLADDVDPDDVRAVLQQTEHVVDALERSWVILEPTDVVADLWAVPAYLRRCAPSLTPDEVGLLRREESAGWTDADLPLLDAARHRLGDPSHERRARERITTVTEQRAGMDRVVDDLLAAMEHDDGEGLWTSLRQEGLRDALVDEDAVPSREVDVLAGPFAHVVVDEAQELTDAQWAMLVRRCPSRSLTVVGDRAQARRGFPESWSERLARVGVGTVREAALSVNYRTPREVMAEARPLIRAAIPGANVPDSVRASGRPVRRVPVTEVDAVVDRWLSEHEEGTVCVIGDPGRSATDRVRSLPPVLTKGLEFDLVVLVDPADWGDDVAAAVDRYVAMTRTTDELVIAE comes from the coding sequence ATGGCAGTCATATTCGCTCTCCGCCCGCACCTCGCCGACACGTCCCACCCCGCTCTGGTCCAGCAGGACGAGCGCCATCTCCGTCTGGTCGCGGCCCGCCTGGACGAGGCCCGGCGCCACGCCGCCGCGGACCTCGCCGAAGCACGGCGGCGTCCGGCGGGATCCGGCCAGCGAGCCCTGGACCGCGACCAGGACGTCCACCGGCTGGAGTCACGCCTGCGGCTCCTGCGGCGGTACGGCCTCGACCTGTGCCTGGGACGGATCGTCGGCGAGGACGGGACGATCACGTACATCGGCCGGCTGGGGCTGTCCGACGGACGCGGGGGCCGGCTGCTCGTGGACTGGCGCTCCCCCGCGGCCGCACCGTTCTTCGCCGGGACGGTCGCGCAACCCCTCGGCGTGAGCAGTCGACGGCGCTACCGCTGGGCGGACGGTCGGGTCGTCGACTTCTGGGACGAGGTCCTCTCCCCCACCGCACCGACGGACGGCCTCGCCCTGGACGACGACTCCGCCTTCCTGGCGGGATTGGCGGGCCGCAGGACCACCGCGATGCGCGACGTCCTCGGCACGATCGCAGCCGACCAGGACGCGATCATCCGGGCGGACAGTCGCGGAGCGCTCGTCGTCGACGGCGGACCCGGCACCGGGAAGACCGTGGTGGCGCTGCACCGTGCCGCCTACCTCCTTCACACCGACCCGAGGCTCGCGCCCGGTCACGGCAGCATCCTCTTCGTCGGCCCGCACCACCCGTACCTGGCCTACGTGGCCGACGTCCTGCCGAGCCTGGGCGAGGACGGCGTCCTCACGTGCACGCCGGACGACCTCGTGCCCGAGGCCGGCGAGGCACGTCGGGAGACCGACCCCAGGGTGGCCGCGCTCAAGGCGAGCCTGACCCTGGTGCACGCGGTCGACGCGGCGGTCGCGGTGTACGAGGAGCCGCCGACGATCGACAGCGAGGTCGAGACCCCGTGGGGCGACGTGGTGCTCACGGCACGCGACTGGGCCGAGGCGTTCGCGGCGCCCGGCCCCCACGTGCCGCACAACGAGGCACGGTCGCTGGTGTGGGAGGCGCTGGCCGAGATCGCCCGCGACCGTCTGGCCGACGACGTCGATCCGGACGACGTCAGAGCCGTGCTGCAGCAGACCGAGCACGTGGTCGACGCACTCGAGCGGTCGTGGGTGATCCTCGAGCCCACCGACGTCGTCGCGGACCTGTGGGCCGTTCCGGCGTACCTCCGTCGGTGCGCACCCTCGCTCACGCCCGACGAGGTCGGACTGCTGCGCCGTGAGGAGTCGGCGGGCTGGACGGACGCCGACCTGCCCCTGCTGGACGCGGCGCGGCATCGACTCGGTGACCCGTCGCACGAGCGCCGGGCACGCGAGCGCATCACCACCGTCACCGAGCAACGAGCCGGGATGGACCGCGTCGTCGACGACCTGCTCGCGGCCATGGAGCACGACGACGGTGAGGGACTGTGGACCTCCCTGCGCCAGGAGGGCCTGCGCGACGCGCTCGTCGACGAGGACGCGGTCCCGAGTCGCGAGGTCGACGTCCTGGCCGGACCGTTCGCCCACGTCGTGGTCGACGAGGCGCAGGAGCTCACCGATGCCCAGTGGGCCATGCTCGTCCGGCGATGCCCCTCGCGCAGTCTCACGGTCGTCGGCGACCGCGCCCAGGCTCGCCGCGGCTTCCCGGAGTCGTGGTCCGAGCGGCTCGCCCGCGTGGGCGTCGGGACGGTGCGCGAGGCCGCGCTCTCGGTCAACTACCGGACGCCTCGTGAGGTGATGGCCGAGGCGCGGCCGCTGATCCGCGCGGCGATCCCGGGAGCGAACGTCCCGGACTCCGTCCGCGCCAGCGGGCGCCCCGTGCGTCGCGTCCCGGTCACGGAGGTCGACGCGGTCGTCGACCGCTGGCTGTCCGAGCACGAGGAAGGGACGGTCTGCGTCATCGGCGACCCGGGCCGCTCCGCGACGGATCGCGTCCGCTCCCTCCCACCCGTGCTCACGAAGGGTCTCGAGTTCGACCTCGTGGTGCTGGTCGATCCGGCGGACTGGGGTGACGACGTGGCGGCGGCGGTCGATCGCTACGTGGCGATGACGCGCACCACCGACGAGCTCGTCATCGCCGAGTGA
- a CDS encoding GNAT family N-acetyltransferase, whose protein sequence is MAVILMCGPSGSGKSTVARRLEESGWTRLCFDVETWRHDVTSLPAPRELLAQIESELLGRLASTVNAGEDVVLDYSFATRGLRDRYRAVVADLGVTAETVYLPVDRDVALERVRGRHDEGPDDYWLDDATVLAHVDGFEPPTFAEHPLRVIDGDVTVRHAGAGDVGALMEFWEGSAENAARPQDSAALVEALVGRDPAAILVAVLQGRIVGSVIAGWDGWRAHLYRLAVAPEARGRGLARRLLGHAEDRLRSLGATRFDAMVLDDNEAGAALWRSAEYAPQGEWSRWVKPA, encoded by the coding sequence GTGGCCGTGATCCTCATGTGCGGACCGTCGGGGTCCGGGAAGTCCACCGTCGCGAGGCGCCTGGAGGAGTCGGGCTGGACGCGGCTGTGCTTCGACGTCGAGACGTGGCGGCACGACGTCACCTCGCTCCCGGCACCGCGCGAGCTGCTGGCGCAGATCGAGTCGGAGCTGCTCGGTCGCCTCGCGTCCACGGTCAACGCGGGGGAGGACGTGGTGCTCGACTACTCCTTCGCCACGCGCGGGCTGCGGGATCGGTACCGTGCCGTGGTCGCGGACCTCGGCGTGACGGCCGAGACCGTGTACCTCCCGGTCGATCGTGACGTCGCGCTCGAGCGTGTGCGGGGGCGACACGACGAGGGACCCGACGACTACTGGCTCGACGACGCCACGGTGCTCGCGCACGTGGACGGGTTCGAGCCGCCCACCTTCGCCGAGCACCCGCTGCGGGTGATCGACGGCGACGTCACCGTCCGCCACGCAGGTGCCGGCGACGTCGGCGCGCTGATGGAGTTCTGGGAGGGCTCGGCTGAGAACGCCGCCCGCCCGCAGGACTCGGCGGCCTTGGTCGAGGCCCTCGTCGGGCGCGACCCCGCCGCGATCCTGGTCGCGGTGCTGCAGGGGCGGATTGTGGGATCGGTGATCGCCGGCTGGGACGGCTGGCGAGCGCACCTCTACCGGCTGGCCGTGGCTCCCGAGGCGCGGGGGCGAGGGCTCGCCCGGCGACTGCTCGGGCACGCCGAGGACCGGCTCCGGTCCCTCGGCGCCACGCGGTTCGACGCGATGGTCCTCGACGACAACGAGGCCGGAGCGGCGCTGTGGCGGTCCGCCGAGTACGCGCCGCAAGGGGAGTGGAGCCGGTGGGTCAAGCCCGCCTGA
- a CDS encoding VOC family protein, producing MSSQWEALVIDANDPERLARFWSALLDREITGTDDDGVITLAAVDGAGFAIDIEPTRHPKTLPNRMHFDLTSESADAQEATVARALELGASHLDVGQGADAEHVVLQDPEGNEFCVIEPGNRFLAGCGTIGALSCDGTREVGLFWQQALDWPLVWDQDEETAIQSPHGGTKVTWGGPPLIEKPAKNRWHFDLRPRGDQAEEVARLEALGATRTDIGQGQVSWVVMRDPDGNEFCVLSGR from the coding sequence ATGAGCAGCCAATGGGAAGCCCTGGTCATCGACGCGAACGATCCTGAGCGCCTCGCCCGGTTCTGGAGCGCGCTGCTGGACCGTGAGATCACCGGCACGGACGACGACGGCGTCATCACGCTCGCGGCAGTCGACGGCGCCGGCTTCGCGATCGACATCGAGCCGACACGGCATCCCAAGACGCTCCCCAACCGGATGCACTTCGACCTCACCAGCGAGTCCGCCGACGCGCAGGAGGCCACCGTGGCACGGGCGCTCGAGCTCGGCGCGAGTCACCTCGACGTCGGTCAGGGGGCCGACGCCGAGCACGTCGTCCTGCAGGACCCGGAGGGCAACGAGTTCTGCGTCATCGAGCCCGGCAACAGGTTCCTGGCGGGCTGCGGCACGATCGGCGCGCTCTCGTGCGACGGCACGCGTGAGGTCGGCCTGTTCTGGCAGCAGGCGCTCGACTGGCCGCTCGTGTGGGACCAGGACGAGGAGACCGCGATCCAGTCGCCGCACGGGGGCACGAAGGTGACCTGGGGCGGTCCTCCCCTGATCGAGAAGCCCGCCAAGAACCGCTGGCACTTCGACCTGCGGCCGCGTGGCGACCAGGCCGAGGAGGTCGCCCGGCTCGAGGCGCTCGGCGCGACCCGCACGGACATCGGTCAGGGTCAGGTCAGCTGGGTCGTCATGCGCGACCCGGACGGGAACGAGTTCTGCGTGCTCTCGGGTCGCTGA
- a CDS encoding VOC family protein produces the protein MSAHSVVVGLPIADRRTSRDFYRDVLGLEAPGEPAEDGVPEPLQLRLSDGLSVMLVPTGGFGWAIGGRALTPAGHHECVLTLAASSTAEVDALLERARAAGAEIVVEAGQQPWGYTGTFADPDGHLWSATTA, from the coding sequence ATGAGTGCCCACAGCGTCGTCGTCGGACTGCCGATCGCGGACCGCCGCACGTCACGTGACTTCTACCGCGACGTCCTGGGGCTCGAGGCCCCGGGCGAGCCCGCCGAGGACGGGGTGCCCGAGCCGCTGCAGCTCCGCCTGTCGGACGGCCTCAGCGTGATGCTGGTGCCGACGGGCGGCTTCGGCTGGGCGATCGGCGGGCGAGCGCTGACGCCCGCGGGACACCACGAGTGCGTCCTCACGCTGGCCGCGTCGTCGACGGCCGAGGTGGACGCGCTGCTGGAGCGTGCCCGTGCCGCCGGCGCGGAGATCGTCGTCGAGGCGGGACAGCAGCCGTGGGGCTACACGGGCACGTTCGCCGATCCCGACGGCCACCTGTGGTCCGCGACGACCGCGTGA
- a CDS encoding GNAT family N-acetyltransferase, whose translation MGCTEEPWTSVEGASHDLSLVRVPRDVLRALGCGDLESAERLSGIKLTTYIGGPDCRWLWALRADQIARTPADHVWVTRLVVDQRTGAVVGLAGFHGAPDERGMVELGYRIDPDRRRLGHARAALEIILDVARGDPRVAVVRATVSPDNRPSRALLDQYGFVEVGEQWDEEDGLETILEIPA comes from the coding sequence GTGGGCTGCACCGAGGAACCGTGGACGTCGGTCGAGGGTGCCTCCCACGACCTGAGTCTGGTCCGGGTGCCGCGCGACGTGCTGCGGGCGCTGGGATGCGGTGACCTCGAGTCGGCCGAGCGGCTGTCCGGCATCAAACTCACGACGTACATCGGAGGTCCGGACTGCCGCTGGCTGTGGGCGCTGCGTGCCGATCAGATCGCGCGGACGCCCGCCGATCACGTCTGGGTCACGCGGCTGGTGGTCGACCAGCGCACCGGCGCCGTCGTCGGCCTGGCGGGCTTCCACGGCGCGCCGGACGAGCGCGGCATGGTCGAGCTCGGGTACCGGATCGATCCGGACCGTCGACGCCTCGGCCACGCACGGGCGGCACTGGAGATCATCCTGGACGTCGCCCGAGGCGATCCACGCGTCGCCGTCGTGCGCGCCACCGTCAGCCCGGACAACCGGCCGTCGCGTGCGCTGCTCGACCAGTACGGCTTCGTCGAGGTCGGCGAGCAGTGGGACGAGGAGGACGGCCTCGAGACGATCCTGGAGATCCCGGCCTGA
- a CDS encoding dihydrofolate reductase family protein, giving the protein MRELVYYVAVSIDGLIAEPDGAFGAFPVTGDHAAVLTSDFADAVPTQFLDGLGIEPPRTRFDTVIQGSRSYRIALDEGVERPYAHLREFVATRSGDPAPDGVTYTADAVATVRELKQEDGLGIYLCGGGELAGSLLPEIDRLILKRYPIVLGAGIGLFGSTEASILPFELVDTRRFGSGLVIEEYTRAR; this is encoded by the coding sequence ATGCGCGAGCTCGTCTACTACGTCGCCGTCTCGATCGACGGTCTCATCGCGGAGCCCGACGGTGCGTTCGGCGCCTTTCCCGTCACGGGCGACCATGCCGCGGTCCTGACCAGCGACTTCGCGGACGCCGTGCCGACGCAGTTCCTGGACGGGCTCGGCATCGAGCCGCCACGGACGCGGTTCGACACGGTGATCCAGGGGAGCAGGAGCTACCGCATCGCTCTCGACGAGGGCGTCGAGCGGCCGTACGCCCACCTGCGCGAGTTCGTGGCGACCCGATCGGGCGACCCGGCTCCGGACGGCGTCACCTACACGGCCGACGCCGTGGCGACCGTGCGCGAGCTCAAGCAGGAGGACGGCCTGGGCATCTACCTGTGCGGCGGTGGCGAGCTGGCCGGATCGCTGCTGCCGGAGATCGACCGCCTGATCCTCAAGCGGTATCCGATCGTCCTGGGCGCCGGCATCGGGCTGTTCGGCTCGACCGAGGCGTCGATCCTGCCGTTCGAGCTCGTGGACACGCGGCGATTCGGCTCCGGGCTCGTCATCGAGGAGTACACGCGAGCACGGTGA
- a CDS encoding TetR/AcrR family transcriptional regulator produces MVRNPERRVRLADAAVRVLARQGSRGLTHRAIDDEAGVPKGTASNYFSSREEIIDAILARIGERLTPDPAVHAELARRSPGVDLFTDYLRDIVHRLTSDPDSTIALFELRLEATRRPHVAAALAEWRRGGLAADVEFNASMGLPGDAADIALFHYAIDGLVLDRLTVPLDEQADVDALVATLVRRILGD; encoded by the coding sequence ATGGTCCGCAATCCCGAGCGCCGCGTCCGGCTCGCCGACGCCGCCGTGCGCGTCCTCGCTCGGCAGGGCTCCCGAGGCCTCACCCACCGGGCGATCGACGACGAGGCCGGCGTCCCGAAGGGCACGGCCTCGAACTACTTCTCCTCGCGTGAGGAGATCATCGACGCGATCCTCGCGCGCATCGGCGAGCGGCTCACCCCGGACCCCGCCGTGCATGCCGAGCTCGCGCGGCGCTCCCCCGGTGTCGACCTCTTCACCGACTACCTGCGCGACATCGTGCATCGGCTGACGTCCGACCCGGACTCCACGATCGCCCTGTTCGAGCTGCGCCTGGAGGCCACGCGCCGGCCGCACGTCGCCGCGGCGCTCGCCGAGTGGCGACGGGGAGGACTGGCCGCCGACGTCGAGTTCAACGCGTCGATGGGACTGCCCGGCGACGCCGCGGACATCGCCCTGTTCCACTACGCGATCGACGGCCTGGTGCTCGACCGGCTGACCGTCCCGCTCGACGAGCAGGCTGACGTCGACGCCCTCGTCGCGACGCTCGTTCGGCGGATCCTCGGCGACTAG
- a CDS encoding DUF1206 domain-containing protein has translation MATRSAKSAARAVDDHPALDQVARIGLVAFGVVHLVMGWLAIRLAFGDSGGEADSGGAVRELAQQPFGGPIVWAVGIGMVMLAVWQAIEAAVGHRRDDGAKRLRKRLISLGKVILYGAIAATAFKVVTGSSSSGRDGTTSFSAELMDLPGGQVLVGLVALGIAAVGVYLVYKGLTERFLKDIEVGGASGRVGSAYVWLGKVGYVAKGAAVLGVAALFGYAAVTHEPDKSGGIDEALRTVLDQPFGPVLTGLVGAGFVAFGLFCFAWARHINR, from the coding sequence ATGGCGACACGTTCGGCGAAGTCCGCGGCACGCGCGGTCGACGACCATCCGGCTCTCGACCAGGTGGCCCGCATCGGCCTGGTCGCGTTCGGCGTGGTCCACCTGGTGATGGGCTGGCTGGCCATCCGGCTCGCGTTCGGCGACAGCGGCGGCGAGGCGGACAGCGGCGGTGCGGTCCGCGAGCTCGCGCAGCAGCCGTTCGGCGGTCCCATCGTGTGGGCCGTCGGCATCGGCATGGTGATGCTCGCGGTCTGGCAGGCCATCGAGGCCGCCGTCGGCCACCGCCGCGACGACGGCGCGAAGCGCCTCCGGAAGCGGCTGATCAGCCTGGGCAAGGTCATCCTCTACGGCGCGATCGCCGCGACGGCGTTCAAGGTGGTCACCGGCTCGAGCTCCTCCGGTCGGGACGGGACGACGTCTTTCAGCGCCGAGCTCATGGACCTGCCCGGTGGCCAGGTGCTGGTCGGCCTGGTGGCCCTCGGCATCGCCGCCGTGGGCGTCTACCTGGTCTACAAGGGCCTCACCGAGCGCTTCCTCAAGGACATCGAGGTCGGGGGCGCCAGCGGACGCGTGGGCTCGGCCTACGTGTGGCTCGGCAAGGTCGGCTACGTCGCCAAGGGTGCCGCGGTCCTCGGCGTCGCCGCGCTCTTCGGCTATGCGGCGGTCACCCACGAGCCCGACAAGTCCGGCGGCATCGACGAGGCGCTGCGCACCGTGCTGGACCAGCCCTTCGGTCCCGTCCTCACGGGGTTGGTGGGCGCCGGCTTCGTGGCCTTCGGGCTGTTCTGCTTCGCCTGGGCCCGCCACATCAACCGTTGA